In Spirosoma pollinicola, the genomic window ACGTCTACGCTAACGGCTGAAGACCTGAGTCCGCTCGAAATCCCGAATCTGGAAGGCAACATCCTGTACTTTATTAATGGTATTTATCATCCCGAACTATCGCGGATTGTTAGTCCGGCCAATGAGGTACAAATTACAAGTTTTGCCGAAGCGATTAAAGCTGATGCCGACTTTATCGGCTCTCATTTTGCTCAATACGCTGATTATCAGGAGAACGCTTTTACGGCGCTGAATACAGCTATGTTCAGCGATGGCGTTGTGATTCGGGTACCGGCAAATACCACCGTTGAGCAACCTATTATTCTGCGTTTCATTACCGATGCCCGGGAGAAAAACGTTGCTTCACAACCTCGTAACCTGGTCGTTATCGGTAAAAATGCCGAAGTAATGATGGCCGAAGCTTACCGGACACTTGGCGAAAAATCCAGTTTCGTGAATGTTGTAACGGAAATCGTTCTCGACCGCGATGCCCGGATGCAGTATTACAAAGTACTTAACGAAACAGAACAGGCGTATCACATTGGCACTACGCAGGTAAGCCAGTCAGATAACAGTCATTTCTATTCGGCGGCTATAACGCTCAACGGAAACTTCGTTCGCAACAACTTGAACATCAGACTAAACGGCCAACATGCCGAAGCCTTTATGTACGGTTTATATATGCCGAACGGCCGCCAGCACGTAGACAACCACACGCTGGTAGATCATGCCCTGCCGAACTCATACAGCAATGAACTCTACAAGGGTATTCTGGACGACAACAGCACGGGCGTATTCAACGGTAAAATCTTCGTTCGGCCCGACGCGCAAAAAACCAACGCCTATCAGTCATGTAAGAACGTGGTGCTATCGTCAGGCGCTTCAATGAACACGAAGCCGCAGCTGGAAATCTATGCCGACGATGTGAAGTGTTCGCACGGAACGACAACGGGCCAGTTGAATGATGAGGCTCTGTTTTACATGCGCTCACGGGGTATTCCTAAAGATGAAGCCCGGACGCTTTTGCTGTATGCCTTCTCGCAGGACGTACTGAGTCAGATAAAAATACAGTCCATCCGCGAATACCTCGAAGGGGTTGTTCGGGAGAAGCTGACGAAGTAAAAAATGAATAATTGATAATGGACAATGGATAGTGATTACCTGATGAGCCATTGTACATTATCCAAACTTTTCGTGGTGTCGGGTTTTCAAACCCGGCACCTTTTTTATGCCATATGACTTGAGTTCTCAAGTTATTTACCTGCCTTATCAAATCCTCATAACCCTTTACTTCTTAACTACTTATGGGCCGTCTTTACGTACTGGTCTGCTTGCTGCTCACGCTATGCCCCACCTATGGCCAAAGCGTTCAGTTCATTTTCGAAGGCGATTCAACAACGATACCATTCGTTCAGGACAGCTTGCGGGGTATTTCGGGTCTGGAGATCGTACCGGCCACCGGCGAGTGGCATCTGGTGAGTGACCGAGGCTGGCATTTTACGTTCGCCAACATTCGCAGCATCCGCGATCTGGGCGATAGTTCACGCTTAAAAAGTGCACAAAAAACACCCTACTGGTTTGAAGGCGTTCGTTTTGATGCGAAAACCAAGACTTATTTCTGGGCCGATGAACACGAGTATGTTACCTCCATCCAATACGGCAAAACCATCCGCGATAGTGCCGCTCAGGTATTGTTAAAAATGACCCTCCCCGCCCCCAACAAAGGTCTCGAAGGACTGGCGTTCACGTCTACCGGTTCCCTCTGGATTGCCCCCGAAGCGGGTTGGGAAGGTGAAACCCGCATGAGCCAGGACACTATCACATTTTTTCGCTACCCAAATCCAACGGCTAACGATCCAGTTGTAGAGCGATTTGCCTACCCCATAAATCGATGCCCGTTTGCGCAGGGTGAAGAACGCATTGGCGGCATTTCGGAAATAGTGGCTGTAGATGATACCCGACTACTGGTACTGGAACGATGTTACGACGCCAGCCAGAAACGGGTTACGGCCAACCTGTTTCTGGCAACGCCCAACGAAAAAACGTACACCCTGCAAAAGGAACTGGCATTCGATTTCAACAAGCAATTTCCGGGCACAATCTGCAATCTGGAAGCAATGGCCTGGGCCGATGAACAGCATACCAGCCTTGTACTCGTGGCGGATGATAATTTCCGCGTCAATAAAACACTCCGCAACCAGGTCATCGTTTTGAAAAGACGGTAGCGTTTATACGAACCTAACCACCCTTATTTTACGTTTTACAGACGACCCTCTGGTCAACGTTACAGTCAGTTGCCCCTTTTTGGTACGAACACGATATGGAATCAGCGATAGAAACTACCCTCGATATTCAGCAAATCCGTCGGGATTTCCCCATCCTCGATCAACAGGTAAACGGTCGCCCGCTGGTTTATCTCGATAACGCAGCCACGAACCAGAAGCCGATTTCGGTCATAAACGCCCTTACCGGCTATTATGAAGGGTATAACGCGAATATTCACCGGGGTATCCACCACCTGGCAGAAAAGGCTACGGCGGCCTTCGAAGCATCACGGCGGGCCATGCAGGAATTTCTGAATGCCAAACACTGGCAGGAAATTATCTTTACCTACGGCACTACCGATGGCATTAACTTGGTGGCGCAGAGTTACGGACGCCATTTTCTGAAAGATGGCGACGAGATTATTATCTCGACGATGGAGCACCATTCCAACATTGTGCCCTGGCAGATGCTTTGCGAAGAGAAAGGGTGTATTTTAAAAGTGATTCCCATCAACGACGAGGGTGAATTGCTCATTGACGAGTACGAAAAACTGCTGACGGAACGAACCAAAATCGTTTCCTGCGTACACGTCTCGAACTCACTGGGTACGATCAATCCGGTCAAAACCATCATCGACAAAGCCCACGAAGTTGGCGCGGTTGTTTTAATTGATGGCGCTCAGGCCAGCTCGCACCTTGAGCTTGACGTTCAGGCGCTCGACGCTGATTTTTACGTCCTCTCGGCGCATAAGTTATATGGCCCAACGGGCATGGGGGTTTTGTATGGCAAAAAAGAAATTCTTGACTCGATGCCTCCCTACCGGGGCGGTGGCGAAATGATCAAAGAAGTGACGTTTGCCAAAACAACCTACAGCGATCTTCCCTATAAATTCGAAGCGGGTACACCTAATATTGCCGATGTCGTAGCGGTCAAAACCGCCCTTGAGTACATGGCGGGGCTAGGAAAAGAAAACATTGCGGCCCACGAAAACGACCTGCTTCAGTATGCCACCGAACAACTGAGCGAGCTGGACGGACTGCGTATTATTGGGCGGGCTAAACATAAAATTGGTGTTGTCTCCTTCGTACTGGACGGCATTCACCACCAAGATACAGGCGTCATTCTGGATCAGCAGGGCATTGCCGTGCGCACGGGTCATCACTGCACCCAACCACTCATGCAACGCTTTGGTATTGCCGGAACTACGCGGGCGTCATTTGCGGTTTATAACACCAGAGATGAGATTGACCGGCTTGTACAGGGTATTCGCCGGGTTCAGAAAATGATGTTGTGATTTTTAAAGCTTACTACTATGTTTCCTGACGAGATTTTATTGGACAAGAATCAGGTACTTGCCAGTCTCAGCGAATTGCCCGATAAAGTATCTTCTGAAGACTTAATCGAGCGTATTCTGTTTATAAAATTGATTGAAAGCAGATTACGGGAAACAACTGAAGTACCTCATGAGCAAGTCATGAAGGAACTGAAGGAAATAAAACAGCAGAAGCTGGCTGAATTAAACAAAAAAGTATGATTGCCTGGAAAGAATCGGCAAGAGAGGAAGTCCGGGAGATTTACAAATATTTATTTGATCAGTCAATTGCTGTAGCCGACGAATGGTCAGACGAGTTAGAAAAGAAATTAGGTCTACTAATTCAATTTCCAGAAATGGGACGAATGGTGCCAGACTTTTACATTTCATTCATTCGAGAAGTCTTTGTCGGTATAGATTAGTGTATAGCATACAGGAAAAAACGCTGAAAATACTTGCCATTCGCCCAATGGGTCGACCCCTAGGTAAGTTGTAATTATGACAATTAACGAAAAGCAAGACGAAATCATTGAAGAATTTGACTTGTTCGACGACCAACTCGACAAGACGCAATACATTATTGACCTCGGCAAAAAGCTCCCTCCAATGCCCGAAGCCCAAAAAACCGACGATAACCGGATTATGGGCTGCCAGTCGAAAGTGTGGGTCGATGCCGAATTGAAAGGAGATGGGCTTTATTTTTATGGAGATAGCGAACCAACGGCTCAAATTTCGAAAGGACTGGTTGGCTTGCTGATTCGGGTGCTTTCGGGTGAGAAACCCGAAGACATCGCCAACGCTGATTTGTATTTTATTCCGCGCGTTGGCATGGGTAATTTGATCACCTCTTTGCGTGCCGGTGGACTTGCGTCGATGATTGAGCGCATGAAAGCTTTTGGCCGCGCCTATACCGAAAAAACTGTTTAATACGTGTCATGACAGAAGAAGAACTAAAAGAACAAGTTGTACTGGCCCTCAAAGGCGTTTATGACCCCGAGATTCCGGTGGACGTTTATGAACTGGGACTCATTTATGATATCAAGATATTTCCGGTCAACAATGTATATATCCTGATGACACTGACCTCCCCTTCCTGCCCATCGGCGGGGGAGATTCCGGCTGAAATCGAAGAGAAAGTGCGTGCTATTCCGGGTGTGAGCGACGTGAGTGTCGAACTTACATTCGAACCGCCTTACTCAACCGAATTAATGTCGGAAGTAGCCAAGCTTGAACTTGGATTCATGTAACATTTAGCCAGTAAGTTATTAACTAATAAACTATTATGTATCCTCCTCATTTGCTTACCCCAATGCGGGAAGACCTGACCAGCGTCGGGTTTGAAGAATTGACCACTGCCGACGACGTAGTGAACACAATGGAAAACGCCGAAGGTACCATGCTCGTTGTGGTCAATTCGGTGTGTGGTTGTGCGGCTGGTGCGGCTCGTCCGGGCGTGAAAGCGGCTTTGGCAGCTAGTCCAGTAAAACCAGACAAAATGGTATCTGTATTTGCGGGTGGTGACCTGGAAGCAACCGCCAAAATGCGGGAATATTTCCTTCCGTATCCGCCATCATCGCCAGCAATCGGCATTTTCAAAGATGGTGACCTCGTGCATTTCATTGAGCGGCACCACATTGAAGGCCGTTCGGCGCAGATGATCGCCCAGCACCTCGAAATGGCACTGGAAGAGTTCTGTACGCCAGCAAACGCATAGGTAACGCGGACATTCTGTCCGCATGGTAACTACTTAATGTAGGGCTATGCGGACAGGATATCCGCGTTACGTTTACGTCACCGCGAAAATCTTCGCCAAGAATCTTGACAACGGCAGCAGGCAAAAGACAAGAAAGGCCATTGGAAAATTGGCGAAAGCTGCTACCCAGGCCGCATTCATGACGATAAGCGATAGTACACCTGCTTTTACGGCCATACCAATATTTTGACCAACGGGGTCTTTCACGGCCCGCCAGAGCGGAGGGAAGATGTAGTAGCCAAACAAAGCCAGAAAAGGTAAAGCCGTACCAAGTTGTTGCTGACGTTGAGCCAGGGCAGCGACACACCCAATAACAAGCGCATAGAGTATTCCTGCAGCGCGCAGTATAGTCGGGCTTCCGCCATGAACTTCGCCCCGGCTAATCATGGTAATCGCTGCGATATAGGCAATTGGCACCAGACCAACCCAGGCCCAGGGCATTATCTGTTCGGGCAGTATGCTGATACCCAGCAACAGATTCAGCCCCCGGCAAAGACCCATATTAACAGGTCCCAACCAGTTGTGGTGCTTGCCAAACCGATCGTAAACAAGCGACGCGATGGTAATGGCAATAGCTAATAATCCAGCCGTTGGATTGACCAGGAATGATGCAGCAATCCCGATCACGAATAATGCCGTTCCGAGCAAAGTCGCCGTCGATTTACTGACGATTCCGCTTGGAATAGGGCGCTCCGGCCGCTCGATTGCATCCAGTTCGGCATCGAACACATCGTTAAAAACAACTCCCCCCCCATACAACCCAACCGTTGCCAGCGAAAGCCAAGCCGCCGGAGCGGCAGAAGAATCGGGAATTAGAAAATAACCTGCAATGGCCATCCCGGCCAATACATCGGCAACAGCCGTAACTAGGTTTGCGGGACGCGTTAAGGAAAGAAGTGCTTTTAGCATAGAGTGTGAAAGAGCGAAAGAATGAAAGAGCGAAAGAGTGAAAATGACTGATGTCAACTTTTCACTCTTTCGCTCTTTCATTCTTTCGCTCTTTATTTAATGATCGTTGATTCTTTATCTACTCTGGGTGCCTGTCCGCCACGCAGAATCGAGCTGCCGTTGTAGCGTTGAGTTTGGTCAATACCTATGGGTTGGGTAAGGTCTTCCAGACTTACCTGCCCGCTTTGAGCAAAGGCCGTTAAGGCATTAGTAAAGGTAACAAGTTTGATAGCCTCATCCGAAATACCATGCTGTTTCATCAACGCGGCCGTTTTGGGAACGGCGAGTGGATCGCTGATGCCCCAGTCGGCGGCCGAGTTGATCATGATGCGCTCCGGCCCATATTGCTTCACTACTTCCACCATTCGTTCATTACCCATTTTAGTAAACGGATAAATCGTGAACCCTGCCCAGAATCCCCGGTCCAGTACCTCACGTACTGTTTCTTCATTATTATGGTCAACGATCACCATACCGGGCGCAATACCGTGTTCGATGGCAACATCCATACTCCGGCTGGTTCCCTGTTTTTTATCGCGGTGGGGCGTGTGAATCTGCACAGGCAGGTTTGCTTCGCGAGCCAATTCCAGTTGCGCCCGATAGTATTTATCCTCGGCAGGTGTCTGATCGTCATAGCCAATTTCGCCAATACCCACCACCCCTTCTTTATAGATGAATAAAGGAAGGATTTCCATAACCTGTTCGGCTAGTGCTTCCTGATTTGCCTCTTTGGAGTTCAACCCGATGGTGCAATAATGCCGAATACCAAATTGCGAAGCCCGGAAACGTTCCCAGCCAACCAGACTGGCAAAGTAATCCCGAAAAGAATCGATACCGGTACGAGGCTGACCCAACCAAAAAGCCGGTTCAATGACAGCCACTACGCCTGCATCGGCCATCGCCTGATAGTCATCTGTTGTACGGGCACTCATGTGGACGTGCATATCGAAAAATGACATACCGCCAATTGACTTCATAAAATCCATAATCTCTTTATGTTAAAGGCATTCATCAAGCATCAATCAGTCAACAAAGTTCTGCAAAAATCGCCCCCTTTCTACCTGATTTTTATCAACATTTAATTCAACTTAATCAAACTTCGCCTTAGTCTATTCGTTTTATAGATAACAATACAACAAATGCAACCATGAAAATGTACCATCAACGTGTTAGAATAAAGTGGAGTCTATGGGTAACTCTACTGTTGTTGGCAGGTGGCGGATTAACAGCCTGCCGGGAGAATGCTATCAATGACCTTAGCCCAGCCGACAGTCCGGTATATATCACAAACTACGACCGCTCGGTTAATTTTAGTCAGTACAAAACCTTTAGCTTACCCGATTCGGTGATAATTGAGTCGAACGATGCGTATAGCGCAGATCAGACTCCAATTTCGAGCCGGTTTGTAACGAACGTAGCTAATGCCATGACCGCCAGAGGGTTTCAGCGAGTTAGCAAAGGTGATAGCGCCGATCTGGGCGTGGCGATTATCCGGGTTAATAATCAATATACGGGCGTGGCGTCGAATCCGTATTCCTACTATTCGAGCTATTGGGGTTATGGTGGTCTGGGAGGTTATGGCTATTCACCCTATTACCCCAGTTACTACACCTACCAGGTTACCGACCAGTATTGGGAAGTTCAGATTGTCGATCTAAAAAACCGTCCGGCAACGGGCACAGGCACAGAACAGCCCCAATTAAATGTTATTTACGACGCAACCATTCGGGGTACCGACATCACCGATCAGCAAGCCGTCGACACCGCGATTAGCGCAATTTTCAATCAATCGCCTTATTTAAAGGCTACTGAATAAGCACTCATGAAACCGATCATAGCATTCATTGCCCTGATGGCGTTAACAACAACGACCTGGGCGCAGTATCAGAACGACAATAAGGGAAACTCCGCGTTTCCATCACCCTATCAGGAATACGTAACGTTTAATATTTCGGCCCGGTATGGCGTTGCTTTTCCTATGGGCGGCACACAGGGGTATATTGATAAACTATCGCCTACCAACCTGGCACTGGATGGCGAGTGGCTGTTTCCTCAACGGTTTTCAATCGGAATAAAAACGGGCTATCAATACAACAAACAGCGATTGGCCCGGCAAGTATATGATTATGGCGACCAGTCCATCTCGGCCGTGCAAACGCGAACGCTGTCGGTTATTCCGGCAATGGTTTCCCTCTCCTACTACTTCGCCGACAATGCAGCGGCTATTCGTCCGTATGTGCAGTTTGCGGGTGGGGGTGCCTATGTTGACTATACCAATTACTTCGGCACGCTGGCCGATCAGTCGCATGGTTTCAAAGGAGCAATTGCCCCCGCTATTGGGCTTAAGTATTACGGCAAACGCGAGCAGGGATTGGGTGCCGAGATTCAGGCGCAATACCAGAACGTGTTCTTCAACTACGATATGCTGAAGAACAGTGCCCCGTCGCTGATGCTGTCGGCCGGGATTTCGTACCGGTTCTATTGATTGCAACAGGCTTAGGTAAATGAATAATGTAACGTGAATAAGGCATAACCATTACGTATTATTCATTATCCATTAGCCATCTACTTTATACATCACATCAACTCCTCCATGTGGGCAGGCAAACTGCGCCCGGCAGCACGGCGTTCGGCAGCAAAATCGGCCAGCGTTTGAGCGAGCCGGGCGTTGTTGCGTTCAGTCAGTCCGGTAACCTGCGTAATGTCTTTATCAGTAAAGAACGCTTTCATAATCAGTTGATTCCAGGCTGCTTCGCTGAAGTAATCGGCAGGGTAAGGGTTATGGAGCATGATGGCCGATTGAACATCGCCAATGTTATTGCGAATACCTTCTGTTGCCTGAAATACCCATGCTTTGGGGTGCGCCAACACCGGCAAGGCCGAATAAAGCGCAACCAGTTCATTCATTTCGCCTGCTTTAAACAGTTCGGTAATAGTTTTTACATAAACGGCTTCGTCATCGGCAGGCAGTTGAAGTAGCCACCACACCCGCGAAAGCCGGTCTAGTGTCCAACCATCCACCGAGAAGCCGGGGCGCACCCGTTGCAGAGCAAATTGAATATCGGCTGGCACTTCAATAAGTTGTTTACCCACAAAGCGCGGCATCGCTGTAAAAACACGGTAGAATAGGGCTACTGGCTGATTGTCCGCAAATGCATCGGCCTGCTGACGAAGGTAATTTACCGCCTTTTCGGAATCAGGTTGCTGCTCAATCAGGTAGAACAGCGTTTGGCTCATTGTAAGGATATTCATAACGTAAAAGTAGTCGTTCGTTGGATTTAGTACCATGATAAAACACACCTTCGTTCATGATCGCGCATAGCTAACACATTTAGAGGAAATCCGCAACGAACAACCTGGACATATTTGCCTGTCAGATAGTATTCCAGACTCAACTGCCCGTTTCTTCGGCAATCTATTATACAGCATGACATAATACAAGTAGGTACAATTAGCGACCTATACGCTATATTTTACCATCCCATATTATTGCCAAATAGAGAACCGTGTATCCTTATTTTACGACGTCAATTTTCAGGAGTGTACTCTTATTTTATATCCAAAAATCCTATATCTCTAATATATTTATTTTGTAATAACTTGACTAAGATAGCGGGATTTGTTGATCATTTGGCAGGGCCGCCTGTGTGGACTGCGCTTCGATTCATAGGGGTGAAGCGGTCAAAACGTTCTTGAAAGAGCGACCTGGTCGAGTTCACTTAGAACGTTTACCGGCCTACAGTCCTGAATTGAACCCCACTGAATTAGTCTGGAATCAGTTAAAAAAAAGCCTTAAAGAATCAAGTGTTTGTTTCGCTGGAGGCCTTAACGGAAGCGGTACTTGAGCCGATCAGCTTGTTGCGGAAAGACGTTAAAATGGGGCAGGCCTTTTTCCAGAAAGAGGAAGTCGCCTTCTTTACGGACTAATTCATGGATCAATAACGTATAGATCACTTCGTTGTTTCCTAAACCGTTAACGTAATGAAAGTTCTGTTAAGCACGTTCCTTCTTATTGTCTTGTCTGCCTTTATGTGGACCCGTCCAGACGATTTACCGATCAATCAAATACAGGTTATCGGTTCCCATAATAGCTATAAGCAAGCCATTGATCCGGCATTGTTTAAGGCGTTTCAACAAAAAGATTCAGTATCGGCTAGTAAAATTGATTATGAGCATATACCCCTTACCGATCAGTTGACCATGGGGCTTCGGAATCTGGAAATTGATGTGTACGCCGATGAAAAGGGAGGCCGGTATGCTCATCCTAAAGGACTGAATTTGGCTAAAGATCAGGCCCCATACGATCCTGACCATAAAATGGACCAACCCGGCTTTAAGGTTTTTCATATTGTTGATCTTGATTTTCGCAGCCATAGCCTAACACTAATCGACTGCCTGCAGCAATTGCGAACCTGGTCAGAAGCGAATCCTGATCACACTCCGGTTTTTATTACCCTCGAAGGCAAAGACCAGCCGCTTCCTACGCCAGGTTATACGGTACCCGAAAAATTCACGGAGAAGCTGTTTGATGAACTGGATAAAACCCTGCTGGATTATTTAGGATCGAAGCATCTTATTATTCCCGATAATGTGCGGAGCAACTACAGTACGCTGGAGGAAGCCGTACTAAGAGGCAACTGGCCAACAGTGAACAGTGCAAAGGGGAAATTTATGTTTATCCTGGATGACAAATCGGCCAAACGAGCTATGTATATGGCCGGTCATCCATCGCTCAAAGGAAGGGTGTTATTTACAAATGCCGACCCGAATACGCCTGAAGCTGCCACCATGATCCGCAATAATCCAACCGATCCAGCCATAAAAGGACTGGTCAAAAAAGGATATATCATTCGGACGCGTGCGGACTCAGATACGCAGCAGGCCAGAGCAAATGACACTGGCAATTTTGTAGCTGCCTGTAATTCGGGAGCACAAATCATAACTACCGACTATTATCTAAAAAGTACTCATTTTAAATCAGACTATTCGGTAAGTTTTGACAAACACACCTATTTCCGCATCAATCCCTTATTTATAACTCAGGCTGCTAAGTGACTGACCCAAAGTGACTTAAAGGAAAAGGGGCGATACTTCGGCAGGTTTCGGTCGCGTCCGGCCTAAAGCCTACCGTTTTGCCTTCGGATGGGCCTGATCGTAGGTCTTTTTTAGCTGTTCCAGGCTGGTATGCGTATAAATCTGGGTAGCGGCTAAACTACTGTGTCCGAGCAAATCTTTAATGGCATTTAAGTCGGCACCCCGGTTGAGCAGGTGCGTGGCAAATGAGTGGCGCAATATGTGCGGGCTCTTCTTTTCCAGCGTTGTTACCAGCGCAAGATGCTGTTTCACAATGCGTTGAATAAGCATCGGGTAGGCCGCAATACCTTTATCGCTCACAATAAAATAAACGGGATCGGCCTTACCCAAAAATTCGGTTTCTTTCAGTTGGCTGTATTGTTGAATAAGCGCAAACAAGGGGTCCGTCAACGGTATAATGCGGTGTTTGTTTCGCTTTCCGAGTACCGTTATCGTTTTCTCATAGAGGTTCACATCAACGGTTTTCAGCCCCGTAAGCTCACTTAAGCGTATGCCTGTTCCGTAGAGTAATTCGAGGACCAGTTTGTCGCGAAGCCCCTCAAATGTATCGGCAAACTCAACGTCGCTGAGCAGCATTTCCATCGGCTTCTCTTCAACATACTGCGGCAGTTTCTTACTGGTTTTCAATGCCATTATCTTCGACATTGGATCGAAATCGATGGCTTTCCGACGCAGCAGAAACCCAAAAAAAGCCCGTAGCGTGGCAATCTTCCGGTTCACCGACGACTTATCAATATCGCTCTCAACCAAACTTACAATCCACGAGCGCACATGCCGAAAGTCGGCGAGTTCGGGCTTGGCGATATTGCATTCGGTACTGAGGAAGGTGCAGAATTGTTCCAGGTCTTTCGCGTAGGCCGTCAGGGTGTGATGGCTCAGCCGTTTTTCGTACCGGATGTGCTGGAGGAAGTCCTGACCGGGATTCGTGGAGTTTGACGTATTCACAGGATATTGCTTTACCAAAGCTAATCATATCGATCATCTTTATCTACCTGACTTTACAATTCATAACAGTCGAATTATAAAAAATTAGCAATCATGTACATGTTTAAAGCATAAAAATTCTGTTGGGTCGCCAGTGCAGTTAAGACCTATTAATGGACACTCTTTTTTGTCATCGACAATCTTAAAAATCCTTCAAATCCCAAGAATCCCGGTTCAGACAAAAAAAGCAGCAAACATCTCTGTTTGCTGCTTTTGTGTCGTGTCTTATCTGGCGATTTATTCTCGTTGACTGCGCATTCAACGATCCATTCACAACCATCTTCATACCACTGAGCCGGATCGAATCCTATTGCTCGGTGTGATTGCCGTACATACGCTCTTTGTAGGTGGCTTTGATAATTTCTGTGCGACGCTTGATGGATGGTTTCTGGAAAGCCGTCCGCGACCGCAACTGCCGCAACACACCCGTCTTCTCAAATTTCTTTTTGAAGCGTTTCAGGGCTTTGTCAATCGACTCGTTGTCTTTTACGTTAATGATAAGCATGTTCTAAATTTTCTGTTTTAGCTAAAAACCGGACGGCAAAGGTAATAGATTTGCAACTATGAAACAAGCCATTATCGACTTAGGTACCAATACATTTCACCTGCTGATCGTTGAAAAAACCGACTCGACTTACACAACGCTGTTTCGTGAAAGTCGTCCCGCCAGGATCGGCCAGGCCGGTATCAATCAGGGCCTCATCACCGAAGAAGGCATTGACCGGGCGTTGGTCGTGCTGACTTATTTTCGGGAAGTGCTCGACCAGCACCAGGTCGATCCCGGACAGGTTAT contains:
- a CDS encoding TatD family hydrolase; the encoded protein is MDFMKSIGGMSFFDMHVHMSARTTDDYQAMADAGVVAVIEPAFWLGQPRTGIDSFRDYFASLVGWERFRASQFGIRHYCTIGLNSKEANQEALAEQVMEILPLFIYKEGVVGIGEIGYDDQTPAEDKYYRAQLELAREANLPVQIHTPHRDKKQGTSRSMDVAIEHGIAPGMVIVDHNNEETVREVLDRGFWAGFTIYPFTKMGNERMVEVVKQYGPERIMINSAADWGISDPLAVPKTAALMKQHGISDEAIKLVTFTNALTAFAQSGQVSLEDLTQPIGIDQTQRYNGSSILRGGQAPRVDKESTIIK
- a CDS encoding DUF4136 domain-containing protein, encoding MKMYHQRVRIKWSLWVTLLLLAGGGLTACRENAINDLSPADSPVYITNYDRSVNFSQYKTFSLPDSVIIESNDAYSADQTPISSRFVTNVANAMTARGFQRVSKGDSADLGVAIIRVNNQYTGVASNPYSYYSSYWGYGGLGGYGYSPYYPSYYTYQVTDQYWEVQIVDLKNRPATGTGTEQPQLNVIYDATIRGTDITDQQAVDTAISAIFNQSPYLKATE
- a CDS encoding porin family protein, whose amino-acid sequence is MKPIIAFIALMALTTTTWAQYQNDNKGNSAFPSPYQEYVTFNISARYGVAFPMGGTQGYIDKLSPTNLALDGEWLFPQRFSIGIKTGYQYNKQRLARQVYDYGDQSISAVQTRTLSVIPAMVSLSYYFADNAAAIRPYVQFAGGGAYVDYTNYFGTLADQSHGFKGAIAPAIGLKYYGKREQGLGAEIQAQYQNVFFNYDMLKNSAPSLMLSAGISYRFY
- a CDS encoding EboA domain-containing protein — encoded protein: MNILTMSQTLFYLIEQQPDSEKAVNYLRQQADAFADNQPVALFYRVFTAMPRFVGKQLIEVPADIQFALQRVRPGFSVDGWTLDRLSRVWWLLQLPADDEAVYVKTITELFKAGEMNELVALYSALPVLAHPKAWVFQATEGIRNNIGDVQSAIMLHNPYPADYFSEAAWNQLIMKAFFTDKDITQVTGLTERNNARLAQTLADFAAERRAAGRSLPAHMEELM
- a CDS encoding transposase, which translates into the protein MDCASIHRGEAVKTFLKERPGRVHLERLPAYSPELNPTELVWNQLKKSLKESSVCFAGGLNGSGT
- a CDS encoding phosphatidylinositol-specific phospholipase C1-like protein: MKVLLSTFLLIVLSAFMWTRPDDLPINQIQVIGSHNSYKQAIDPALFKAFQQKDSVSASKIDYEHIPLTDQLTMGLRNLEIDVYADEKGGRYAHPKGLNLAKDQAPYDPDHKMDQPGFKVFHIVDLDFRSHSLTLIDCLQQLRTWSEANPDHTPVFITLEGKDQPLPTPGYTVPEKFTEKLFDELDKTLLDYLGSKHLIIPDNVRSNYSTLEEAVLRGNWPTVNSAKGKFMFILDDKSAKRAMYMAGHPSLKGRVLFTNADPNTPEAATMIRNNPTDPAIKGLVKKGYIIRTRADSDTQQARANDTGNFVAACNSGAQIITTDYYLKSTHFKSDYSVSFDKHTYFRINPLFITQAAK
- a CDS encoding tyrosine-type recombinase/integrase, whose product is MNTSNSTNPGQDFLQHIRYEKRLSHHTLTAYAKDLEQFCTFLSTECNIAKPELADFRHVRSWIVSLVESDIDKSSVNRKIATLRAFFGFLLRRKAIDFDPMSKIMALKTSKKLPQYVEEKPMEMLLSDVEFADTFEGLRDKLVLELLYGTGIRLSELTGLKTVDVNLYEKTITVLGKRNKHRIIPLTDPLFALIQQYSQLKETEFLGKADPVYFIVSDKGIAAYPMLIQRIVKQHLALVTTLEKKSPHILRHSFATHLLNRGADLNAIKDLLGHSSLAATQIYTHTSLEQLKKTYDQAHPKAKR
- the rpsU gene encoding 30S ribosomal protein S21, whose amino-acid sequence is MLIINVKDNESIDKALKRFKKKFEKTGVLRQLRSRTAFQKPSIKRRTEIIKATYKERMYGNHTEQ